In a single window of the Pseudorca crassidens isolate mPseCra1 chromosome 9, mPseCra1.hap1, whole genome shotgun sequence genome:
- the NUMA1 gene encoding nuclear mitotic apparatus protein 1 isoform X5, with protein sequence MTLHATRAAALLSWVNSLHVADPVEAVVQLQDCSVFLRIIDSIHGTDEGQQILQQPVPERLEFVCSFLQKNRKHPSSPERLVSVQKVMEGSELELAKMTMLLLYHSSMSSRSPRDWEQFEYKIQAELAVILKFVLDHEDGLNLNEDSENFLQKAPVPSPCSSTISEELSPPSHQAKREVRFLELQKVASSSGNNFLPGSPASPMGDILQTPQFQMRRLKKQLADERNNRDELELELAENRKLLTEKDAQIAVMQQRIDRLALLHEKQAASPLEPRELEELRGKNESLTIRLHETLRQCQDLKTEKSQMDRKINQLSEENGDLSFKLREFASHLQQLQGALNELTEEHSKATREWVEKQTHLEKELGTALQDKKCLEEKNEILQGKLSQLEEHLAQLRENPPREKGEVLGDVLQLETLKQEAATLAADNTQLQARVEVLETELGQREAKLLAERSHFEEEKQQLASLIAELQGSLSNLGQAKEELEQASQAQGARLSAQVATMTSELATLNATVQQRDQELAGLKQQAQTEQAQLAQTLQRQEQASQSLRQQVEQLSSSLEQKEQQLEEATKEQKATRRDHAQQLAAAAEEREASLRERDAALQQLEALGKEKAAELEVLQQQLQAASEARDSAQTSVTQARREKAELSQKVEELHARAEAAHQERCEAQAQVTELKAQLRSEQQKATERETVAQEKAQLQEQVRALEESLKVTKGSLEEEKHRAADILEEQQRCISRLEAEARSLVEQHEQEQQELEEEKAGRRGLEARLQQLGEAHQAKTEALRQELAEAIASQREAESECEQLAKEVATWRERYEDSQQEEAQYGAIFQEQLMTLKEECEKARQELQEAKEKVAGIEAHSELQIGRQQSELAQLHASLARALQQVQEKEVRAQKLADDLSALQEKMAATSKEVVRLEALVRKAGEQHETASQELLKEPPRAGDRESEWHQGRPFCSTQAALQAMEREAEQMGSELERLRAALMESQGQQQEERGQQEREVARLTQERGRAQADLALEKAAKAELEMRLQNALNEQRVEFAALQEALARALMEKEGKDQELAKLRGQEAAQGAELKELQQTVERLKEQLAGKEEECPQSLGTASREDASGSGAQSEATGKTEQTGPELEALRAEVSRLEQQVCEYQEKSSSLERSLEAERTSHAEQASALETLRGQLEQKAQELGSGQDTLASAQRELATLRAKAQEHGKAEDGWKAQVARSQQEAERKNSLISSLEEEVSILNRQVLEKEGESKELKRLVIAESEKSQKLEERLRLLQAETASSSARAAERSSALREEVQTLREEAEKQRVASESLRQELASQAERAEELGQELKAWQEKFFQKEQALSALQLEHTSTQALVSELLPAKHLCQQLQAEQAATEKRHREELEQSKQAAGGLRAELLRAQRELGELVPLRQKVAEQERAAQQLRAEKASYAEQLSMLKKAHGLLAEENRGLGERANLGRQFLEVELDQAREKYGQELAAVRAEAETRLAEMQREAQSSARELEVMTAKYEGAKAKVLEERQRFQEERQKLTAQVEQLELFQREQTKQVEELSKKLADHDQASKVQQQKLKAQGGESQQEAQRLQAQLNELQAQLSQKEQAAEHYKLQMEKAKTHYDAKKQQNQELQEQLRGLEQLQTENKELRAEADRLGRELQQAGLKTREAEQTCRHLTAQVRSLEAQVAHADQQLRDLGKFQVATDALKSREPQAKPQLDLSIDSLDLSCEEGTPLTITSKLPRTQPDGTSIPGEPASPISQRLPPKKLDVEEPDSANSSFYSTQSAPASQAGPRAASSTQSLARLGSPDDGNSALLSLPGYRPTTRSSARRSQAGVSSGAPPGRNSFYMGTCQDEPEQLDDWNRIAELQQRNRVCPPHLKTCYPLESRPSLSLPTITDEEIKTGDPRETLRRASMQPAQIAEGTGITTRQQRKRVSAEPHQGPGTPESKKATTCFPRPMTPRDRHEGRRQSTTEAQKKAAPAVVKQADRRQSMAFSILNTPKKLGNSLLRRAASKKAPSKASPNPRSGTRRSPRIATTTASAATAAAIAAATATPRAKGKVEALSGKGEGSALRNLAKQ encoded by the exons GTGAACAGTCTGCACGTGGCTGACCCCGTGGAGGCCGTGGTGCAGCTCCAGGACTGCAGCGTCTTCCTCAGGATCATTGACAGCAT CCATGGCACTGACGAAGGGCAGCAGATTCTGCAGCAGCCGGTGCCAGAGAGACTGGAATTTGTGTGCAGTTTTCTGCAGA AAAACCGAAAACATCCCTCTTCTCCAGAACGCCTGGTGTCAGTGCAGAAGGTGATGGAGGGATCAGAGCTGGAACTTGCCAAG ATGACCATGCTGCTCTTATACCACTCCTCCATGAGCTCCAGAAGTCCCAGGGACTGGGAACAATTTGAATACAAGATTCAG GCTGAGTTAGCTGTCATTCTCAAATTTGTGCTGGACCATGAGGATGGGCTAAACCTGAATGAGGACTCAGAGAACTTCTTACAGAAAG CTCCTGTCCCTTCCCCCTGTTCCAGCACCATCTCTGAAGAGCTCTCCCCACCCAGCCACCAGGCCAAGAGGGAGGTTCGCTTCCTAGAGCTACAGAAAGTCGCCTCTTCCAGTGGGAACAA CTTCCTCCCAGGTTCTCCAGCCTCCCCCATGGGTGACATTCTGCAGACCCCACAATTCCAGATGAGGCGGCTGAAGAAGCAGCTTGCAGATGAGAGAAATAATCGAGACGAGCTGGAGCTGGAGTTGGCCGAGAACCGCAAGCTCCTCACAGAGAAGG ATGCGCAGATAGCCGTGATGCAGCAGCGCATCGACCGCCTGGCTCTGCTGCACGAGAAGCAGGCAGCCAGTCCGCTGGAGCCCAGGGAGCTTGAGGAGCTCCGTGGCAAGAATGAGAG CCTCACCATACGGCTCCACGAAACTCTGAGGCAGTGCCAGGACCTGAAGACAGAGAAGAGCCAGATGGATCGCAAAATTAACCAACTTTCTGAAGAGAATGGGGACCTTTCCTTTAAG CTGCGGGAGTTTGCCAGTCACCTGCAGCAACTACAGGGGGCCCTCAATGAACTGACAGAAGAGCACAGCAAGGCCACTCGGGAGTGGGTGGAGAAGCAGACCCATCTGGAGAAGGAGCTCGGCACAGCCCTGCAGGACAAG AAATGCCTTGAAGAGAAGAATGAAATCCTTCAGGGAAAACTTTCACAGCTGGAAGAACATTTGGCCCAGCTGCGGGAGAACCCACCCCGGGAGAAGGGCGAGGTGCTGGGTGATGTCTTGCAG CTGGAGACTCTCAAACAAGAGGCAGCCACTCTCGCTGCAGACAACACCCAGCTCCAAGCCAGAGTGGAGGTGCTGGAGACTGAGCTGGGCCAGCGGGAAGCCAAGTTGCTTGCCGAGCGGAGCCActttgaagaagaaaagcagCAGTTGGCCAGCCTGATTGCCGAGCTGCAGGGCTCCCTGTCCAACCTTGGCCAGGCCAAGGAAGAGCTGGAGCAGGCCTCTCAGGCTCAAGGGGCCCGGCTGTCTGCCCAGGTGGCCACGATGACCTCCGAGCTCGCCACCCTCAATGCCACCGTCCAGCAGCGGGATCAAGAACTGGCTGGCCTGAAGCAGCAGGCCCAAACAGAGCAGGCGCAGCTCGCGCAGACCCTCCAGCGGCAGGAACAGGCCTCCCAGAGCCTCCGCCAGCAGGTGGAGCAGCTGAGCAGCAGCCTGGAGCAGAAGGAACAGCAGTTGGAAGAGGCCACCAAGGAGCAGAAGGCCACCCGGCGAGACCACGCCCAGCAGCTGGCCGCTGCGGCTGAGGAGCGGGAGGCCTCTTTACGGGAGAGGGATGCAGCCCTCCAGCAGCTGGAGGCACTGGGGAAGGAGAAGGCCGCCGAGCTGGAAGTCCTGCAACAGCAGCTTCAGGCTGCTAGTGAAGCCCGGGACAGTGCCCAGACCTCGGTGACACAGGCCCGGCGGGAGAAGGCAGAGCTGAGCCAGAAGGTGGAGGAGCTCCATGCCCGTGCTGAGGCAGCCCACCAGGAGCGGTGTGAGGCGCAGGCCCAGGTGACAGAGCTGAAGGCCCAGCTGAGGTCTGAGCAGCAAAAAGCAACCGAGAGAGAAACGGTGGCCCAGGAGAAGGCCCAGCTCCAGGAGCAGGTCCGGGCCCTTGAGGAGTCCTTGAAGGTCACCAAGGGCAGCCTGGAAGAGGAGAAGCACAGGGCTGCAGACATCCTGGAAGAGCAGCAGCGATGCATCTCCAGGCTGGAGGCGGAGGCCCGGAGCCTGGTGGAGCAGCACGAGCAGGAACAGCAGGAGCTGGAAGAAGAGAAGGCTGGGCGCAGGGGGCTGGAGGCCCGACTGCAGCAGCTCGGGGAGGCCCATCAGGCCAAGACAGAAGCCCTGCGGCAGGAGCTGGCTGAGGCCATCGCCTCCCAGCGCGAGGCTGAGAGTGAGTGTGAGCAGCTTGCCAAGGAGGTGGCCACCTGGCGTGAGCGGTACGAGGACAGCCAGCAGGAGGAGGCACAGTACGGAGCCATATTCCAGGAACAGCTGATGACCCTGAAGGAGGAATGCGAGAAGGCCCGCCAGGAGCTGCAGGAGGCAAAGGAGAAGGTGGCAGGGATAGAGGCCCACAGCGAGCTCCAGATCGGCCGGCAGCAGAGTGAGCTTGCTCAGCTCCACGCCAGCCTGGCCAGGGCCCTGCAGCAGGTCCAGGAGAAGGAGGTCAGGGCCCAGAAGCTCGCAGACGACCTGTCCGCTCTGCAGGAGAAGATGGCTGCCACCAGCAAGGAGGTGGTCCGCCTGGAGGCCTTGGTGCGCAAGGCGGGTGAGCAGCATGAAACGGCCTCCCAGGAGCTACTCAAGGAGCCGCCCAGGGCAGGAGACAGAGAGTCGGAGTGGCATCAGGGACGCCCGTTCTGCAGCACGCAGGCTGCACTGCAGGCCATGGAGCGTGAGGCAGAGCAAATGGGCAGTGAGCTGGAGAGGCTGCGCGCTGCGCTGATGGAGAGCCAGGGGCAGCAGCAGGAGGAGCGTGGACAGCAGGAGAGGGAGGTGGCGCGGCTGACCCAGGAGCGGGGCCGGGCCCAAGCCGACCTTGCCCTGGAGAAGGCCGCCAAGGCCGAGCTTGAGATGCGGCTGCAGAATGCCCTCAACGAGCAGCGTGTGGAGTTTGCTGCCTTGCAGGAGGCACTGGCCCGCGCCCTGATGGAAAAGGAGGGGAAGGATCAGGAGCTGGCCAAGCTTCGTGGGCAGGAGGCAGCCCAGGGGGCAGAGCTGAAGGAGCTTCAGCAGACTGTGGAACGGCTGAAGGAACAGCTGGCCGGGAAAGAGGAGGAGTGCCCACAGTCTCTAGGGACGGCCAGCCGAGAAGACGCTTCCGGGTCGGGAGCCCAGTCTGAGGCTACCGGAAAGACGGAGCAAACAGGCCCGGAGCTGGAGGCTCTGCGGGCAGAGGTGAGCAGGCTGGAGCAACAGGTCTGCGAGTATCAGGAGAAGTCCTCCAGCCTGGAGCGCAGCCTCGAGGCTGAGCGCACCTCCCACGCGGAGCAGGCCAGTGCTCTGGAGACTTTGCGGGGCCAGTTAGAGCAGAAGGCCCAGGAACTGGGGAGCGGTCAGGACACCTTAGCCTCAGCCCAGAGGGAGCTGGCCACCCTCCGCGCCAAGGCCCAAGAGCACGGCAAGGCTGAGGATGGGTGGAAGGCACAGGTGGCCCGGAGTCAGCAGGAGGCTGAGAGGAAAAACAGCCTCATCAGCAGCTTGGAGGAGGAGGTGTCCATCCTGAACCGCCAGGTGCTGGAGAAGGAAGGCGAGAGCAAGGAGTTGAAGCGGCTGGTTATTGCCGAGTCAGAGAAGagtcagaagctggaagagaggcTGCGTCTGCTCCAGGCAGAGACGGCCAGCAGCAGCGCCAGGGCCGCGGAACGCAGTTCCGCTCTGCGGGAGGAGGTCCAGACCCTCCGGGAGGAGGCAGAGAAGCAGCGGGTGGCTTCCGAGAGCCTGAGGCAGGAGCTGGCCTCGCAGGCAGAGCGAGCAGAAGAGCTGGGCCAAGAGTTGAAGGCTTGGCAGGAGAAGTTCTTCCAGAAGGAGCAGGCCCTCTCTGCCCTGCAGCTTGAGCACACCAGCACGCAGGCCCTGGTGAGCGAGCTGCTGCCCGCTAAGCACCTGTGCCAGCAGCTGCAGGCTGAGCAGGCAGCCACTGAGAAACGCCATCGAGAGGAGCTGGAGCAGAGCAAGCAGGCAGCCGGTGGGCTGCGCGCAGAGCTGCTGCGGGCCCAGCGCGAGCTCGGGGAGCTGGTGCCCCTGCGGCAGAAGGTGGCAGAGCAGGAGCGAGCAGCCCAGCAGCTGCGGGCAGAGAAGGCCAGCTACGCAGAGCAGCTGAGCATGCTGAAGAAGGCTCATGGCCTGCTGGCGGAGGAGAACCGGGGGCTGGGCGAGCGGGCCAACCTCGGCCGGCAGTTCCTGGAAGTGGAGCTGGACCAGGCCCGGGAGAAGTACGGCCAAGAGCTGGCAGCTGTGCGTGCTGAGGCTGAGACCCGTCTGGCCGAGATGCAGCGGGAGGCACAGAGTTCTGCCCGGGAGCTGGAGGTGATGACTGCCAAGTACGAGGGTGCCAAGGCCAAGGTCCTGGAGGAGAGGCAGCGTTTCCAGGAGGAGAGGCAGAAACTCACAGCCCAG GTGGAGCAGCTAGAGTTATTTCAGAGAGAGCAAACTAAGCAG GTGGAAGAACTGAGTAAGAAGCTAGCTGACCATGACCAAGCCAGCAAGGTGCAGCAGCAGAAGCTGAAG gcccagggaggtgagAGCCAGCAAGAGGCGCAGCGCCTCCAGGCCCAGCTGAATGAGCTGCAGGCCCAGCTGAGCCAGAAGGAGCAGGCGGCTGAGCACTACAAGCTGCAG ATGGAGAAGGCCAAGACTCATTATGATGCCAAGAAGCAGCAGAACCAAGAGCTGCAGGAGCAGCTGCGGGGCCTGGAGCAGCTGCAGACAGAGAACAAGGAGCTGCGGGCTGAAGCGGATCGGCTGGGCCGGGAACTGCAGCAGGCCGGGCTGAAGACCAGGGAGGCCGAGCAGACCTGCCGTCACCTCACCGCCCAGGTGCGCAGCCTGGAGGCACAG GTTGCCCACGCTGACCAGCAGCTTCGGGACCTGGGCAAGTTCCAGGTGGCGACTGACGCCTTAAAGAGCCGGGAGCCGCAGGCTAAGCCTCAGCTGGACTTGAGCATTGACAGCCTGGATCTGAGCTGCGAGGAGGGGACCCCACTCACTATCACCAG CAAGTTGCCTCGTACCCAGCCAGATGGCACCAGCATCCCTGGAGAGCCAGCCTCGCCCATCTCCCAGCGTCTGCCCCCCAAG AAGCTAGATGTGGAGGAGCCAGACAGCGCCAACTCCTCCTTCTATAGCACGCAGTCTGCCCCTGCTTCCCAGGCTGGCCCGAGAGCTGCCTCCTCCACCCAGTCTCTAGCCCGCCTGGGCTCTCCCGACGACGGCAACTCGGCTCTGCTAAGCCTGCCTGGCTACCGGCCCACCACTCGCAGCTCCGCTCGCCGCTCCCAGGCTGGGGTGTCCAGCGGGGCCCCTCCAG GCAGGAACAGCTTCTACATGGGCACTTGCCAGGATGAGCCTGAGCAGCTGGATGACTGGAACCGCATTGCAGAGTTGCAGCAGCGCAATCGAGTGTGCCCCCCGCACTTAAAGACCTGCTACCCTCTGGAGTCCAGG CCTTCCCTGAGCCTGCCTACCATCACAGATGAGGAGATAAAAACCGGTGACCCCCGGGAGACCCTGCGCCGAGCGAGCATGCAGCCAGCCCAGATAGCTGAGGGCACTGGCATCACCACCCGGCAGCAGCGCAAACGGGTCTCCGCAGAGCCCCACCAGGGCCCTGGCACCCCCGAG TCTAAGAAGGCCACCACCTGTTTCCCACGCCCCATGACTCCCCGGGACCGACATGAAGGGCGCAGACAGAGCACTACCGAGGCCCAGAAGAAAGCAGCTCCAGCTGTTGTTAAACAG GCTGACCGCCGCCAGTCAATGGCCTTCAGCATCCTCAACACACCCAAGAAGCTCGGGAATAGCCTTCTGCGGAGGGCAGCCTCTAAGAAAGCCCCATCCAAGGCCTCCCCCAACCCCCGCAGTGGGACCCGCCGCTCTCCTCGCATCGCCACCACCACAGCCAGTGCCGCCACTGCCGCCGCCATCGCCGCTGCCACTGCCACCCCTCGGGCCAAGGGCAAGGTGGAGGCACtgtcagggaagggagagggttcGGCTCTTAGGAATCTG gcAAAGCAATAA